A genomic segment from [Flavobacterium] thermophilum encodes:
- the uvrA gene encoding Excinuclease ABC subunit A, protein MNGMDKIIVKGARAHNLKNIDVEIPRGKLVVLTGLSGSGKSSLAFDTIYAEGQRRYVESLSAYARQFLGQMEKPDVDAIEGLSPAISIDQKTTSRNPRSTVGTVTEIYDYLRLLFARIGRPVCPTHGIEIESQTIEQMVDRLLAYPERTKMQILAPIVSGKKGTHAKTLEDIRKQGYVRVRIDGEMRELTEDIELEKNKKHSIDVVVDRIVIKDGIASRLADSLETALKLADGKVIVDVIGEGELLFSEKHACPYCGFSIGELEPRLFSFNSPYGACPDCDGLGVKLEVDLDLVIPNDELTLKEHAIAPWEPQSSQYYPQLLEAVCRHYGIPMDVPVKELPKEQLAKILYGSGGELIYFRYTNDFGQVREQYIAFEGVIPNVERRYRETSSDYIREQMEKYMAEQPCPTCQGYRLKKESLAVLVGGKHIGEVTAMSVTEALAFFDGLELTEKEAQIARLILREIRDRLGFLQNVGLDYLTLSRSAGTLSGGEAQRIRLATQIGSRLTGVLYVLDEPSIGLHQRDNDRLIATLKSMRDLGNTLIVVEHDEDTMLAADYLIDIGPGAGIHGGEVVAAGTPEEVMNDPNSLTGQYLSGKKFIPIPAERRRPDGRWLEVVGAREHNLKNVSVKIPLGTFVAVTGVSGSGKSTLVNEVLYKALAQKLHRAKAKPGEHRGIRGLEHLDKVIDIDQSPIGRTPRSNPATYTGVFDDIRDVFASTNEAKVRGYKKGRFSFNVKGGRCEACHGDGIIKIEMHFLPDVYVPCEVCHGKRYNRETLEVTYKGKNIAEVLDMTVEDALDFFSSIPKIKRKLETLYDVGLGYMKLGQPATTLSGGEAQRVKLAAELHRRSNGRTLYILDEPTTGLHVDDIARLLDVLHRLVDNGDTVLVIEHNLDVIKTADYIIDLGPEGGDRGGQIVAVGTPEEVAEVEASHTGRYLKPILERDRARMQAQYEAVKA, encoded by the coding sequence GTGAACGGAATGGATAAAATTATCGTCAAAGGGGCGCGCGCCCACAACTTGAAAAACATTGACGTCGAAATCCCGCGCGGCAAGCTCGTCGTCTTGACCGGGCTGTCCGGGTCGGGGAAGTCGTCGTTGGCGTTTGATACGATTTACGCGGAAGGCCAGCGGCGCTATGTTGAATCGCTGTCGGCTTATGCCCGCCAGTTTTTAGGGCAGATGGAAAAACCGGACGTCGATGCGATTGAAGGGTTGTCGCCGGCCATTTCGATCGACCAAAAAACGACGAGCCGCAACCCGCGCTCAACCGTCGGCACGGTGACAGAAATTTACGATTACTTGCGGCTCCTGTTCGCCCGCATCGGCCGCCCTGTTTGTCCGACGCACGGCATTGAAATCGAATCGCAGACGATCGAGCAAATGGTCGACCGGCTGCTTGCTTATCCAGAGCGGACGAAAATGCAAATTTTGGCGCCGATCGTCTCGGGAAAAAAAGGGACGCACGCCAAGACATTGGAGGATATTCGCAAACAAGGGTATGTGCGCGTTCGCATTGACGGTGAGATGCGCGAGTTGACGGAGGACATTGAGCTTGAAAAAAACAAAAAACATTCGATTGATGTCGTCGTCGACCGGATTGTCATCAAGGACGGCATCGCATCAAGGCTTGCCGATTCGTTGGAGACCGCGCTGAAGCTCGCCGACGGCAAGGTGATCGTCGATGTGATCGGCGAAGGCGAGCTGCTGTTCAGCGAAAAGCACGCCTGCCCGTATTGCGGCTTTTCGATCGGCGAGCTCGAGCCGCGGCTGTTTTCGTTCAACAGCCCGTACGGCGCCTGCCCGGACTGCGACGGGCTCGGGGTGAAGCTCGAAGTGGATCTCGATTTGGTCATCCCGAACGATGAGCTGACGTTAAAAGAACACGCCATCGCTCCGTGGGAGCCGCAAAGCTCGCAATATTACCCGCAGCTGCTCGAAGCTGTGTGCCGCCACTACGGCATCCCGATGGACGTGCCGGTGAAGGAGTTGCCGAAAGAGCAGCTCGCGAAAATTTTGTACGGCAGCGGCGGGGAGCTGATTTATTTCCGCTATACGAATGATTTCGGACAAGTGCGCGAACAATACATCGCATTTGAAGGCGTCATTCCGAACGTCGAACGCCGCTATCGCGAGACGAGCTCGGACTACATCCGCGAGCAGATGGAAAAGTATATGGCGGAACAACCGTGTCCGACATGCCAAGGCTACCGGCTGAAAAAAGAAAGCCTTGCCGTTTTGGTTGGGGGCAAGCATATCGGCGAGGTCACCGCCATGTCGGTGACCGAGGCGCTCGCGTTCTTTGACGGGCTCGAACTGACCGAAAAAGAAGCGCAAATCGCCCGCCTCATTTTGCGGGAAATCCGCGACCGGCTCGGCTTTTTGCAAAACGTCGGCCTCGACTACTTGACGCTCAGCCGCTCGGCCGGGACGCTCTCGGGCGGCGAGGCGCAGCGCATCCGCTTGGCGACGCAGATCGGCTCGCGGCTGACGGGGGTGCTGTACGTCCTCGACGAGCCGTCGATCGGGCTTCATCAGCGCGACAACGACCGTTTGATCGCGACGTTGAAAAGCATGCGCGACCTCGGCAATACGCTCATTGTGGTGGAGCACGACGAGGATACCATGCTGGCCGCGGACTATTTGATTGACATCGGTCCGGGGGCGGGCATCCACGGCGGCGAGGTCGTCGCCGCCGGCACGCCGGAAGAAGTGATGAACGACCCGAACTCGCTCACCGGCCAGTATTTATCGGGGAAAAAATTCATCCCGATTCCGGCCGAGCGTCGCCGTCCGGACGGACGTTGGCTTGAGGTCGTCGGCGCGCGCGAGCATAACTTGAAAAACGTATCGGTGAAAATCCCGCTTGGCACGTTTGTCGCTGTCACCGGGGTGTCGGGCTCGGGCAAAAGCACGCTCGTGAACGAAGTGTTGTATAAGGCGCTGGCGCAAAAGCTGCACCGGGCGAAGGCGAAACCGGGCGAACATCGCGGCATCCGCGGGCTGGAGCATCTCGACAAAGTGATTGACATCGACCAGTCGCCGATCGGCCGCACGCCACGGTCGAACCCGGCGACGTACACCGGGGTGTTTGACGACATCCGCGACGTGTTTGCCTCAACGAACGAAGCGAAAGTGCGCGGCTACAAAAAAGGGCGGTTCAGCTTCAATGTCAAAGGCGGGCGCTGCGAGGCGTGCCATGGCGATGGGATCATCAAAATTGAGATGCACTTTTTGCCGGACGTGTACGTCCCGTGCGAAGTGTGCCACGGCAAACGGTACAATCGCGAAACGCTTGAGGTGACGTATAAAGGGAAAAACATCGCCGAGGTGCTCGACATGACGGTCGAAGATGCGCTCGACTTTTTCTCCTCGATCCCGAAAATCAAACGCAAGCTCGAGACGCTCTATGACGTCGGGCTTGGGTATATGAAGCTCGGCCAGCCGGCGACAACGCTCTCCGGCGGCGAGGCGCAGCGCGTCAAGCTCGCCGCTGAGCTTCACCGCCGCTCCAACGGCCGGACGCTCTACATTTTGGACGAGCCGACGACCGGGCTTCATGTCGATGACATCGCCCGGCTGCTTGATGTGCTCCACCGGCTCGTCGACAACGGCGATACCGTGCTTGTCATTGAACATAACTTGGACGTCATCAAAACCGCGGACTATATCATTGACTTAGGTCCGGAAGGCGGCGACCGCGGCGGGCAAATCGTGGCCGTCGGCACGCCGGAAGAGGTGGCCGAGGTCGAGGCATCGCACACCGGCCGCTACTTAAAACCGATTCTCGAGCGCGACCGGGCGCGCATGCAGGCGCAATATGAAGCGGTGAAGGCGTAA
- the dapH_2 gene encoding 2,3,4,5-tetrahydropyridine-2,6-dicarboxylate N-acetyltransferase, translating to MWYFFVLFDFLKPILADEYLVDEYLVDEYRLGDVVIGDEVMIGANSTILPGVVIGDRAVVTAGTIVHQDVPPGAMVAGCPMRIVRTNEPPSE from the coding sequence ATGTGGTATTTTTTTGTGCTCTTTGATTTTCTCAAGCCGATTCTCGCCGACGAATATTTAGTGGACGAATATTTAGTGGACGAATACCGCCTCGGCGATGTCGTGATCGGCGATGAGGTGATGATCGGCGCGAACTCGACCATTTTGCCCGGCGTGGTGATCGGCGACCGCGCCGTCGTCACCGCCGGCACCATCGTCCATCAAGACGTCCCGCCCGGGGCCATGGTCGCCGGCTGCCCGATGCGCATCGTCCGCACGAACGAACCGCCTTCCGAGTAA
- the lgt gene encoding Prolipoprotein diacylglyceryl transferase — protein sequence MESTIQPLDRVFLHLGPITIYWYGVIIGTGVLIGLWLATREAVRRGLPKETFVDLVLFAVPIAIVCARAYYVLFEWDYYSKHLSEIPKIWQGGLAIHGGLIGAVATGAVFARARGLSFWKLADIAAPSIILGQAIGRWGNFMNQEAHGGPVSRAFLESLHLPDWIINQMYIDGRYWHPTFLYESLWNLAGFCLLLWLRRVNLRRGELFLSYLIWYSVGRFWIEGMRTDSLMLAGSLRAAQVVSVTLIVLSVALWIVRRTKGWADARYRDE from the coding sequence ATGGAATCGACGATTCAGCCGCTCGACCGCGTGTTTTTGCATCTCGGTCCGATTACAATTTACTGGTACGGGGTCATTATCGGCACAGGCGTTTTGATCGGCTTGTGGCTCGCGACGCGCGAAGCGGTGCGGCGCGGCTTGCCGAAAGAGACGTTTGTCGATTTGGTGTTATTTGCCGTGCCGATCGCCATTGTCTGCGCGCGGGCGTACTACGTGCTGTTTGAATGGGACTATTATTCAAAGCATTTGTCAGAGATTCCGAAAATTTGGCAAGGGGGCCTCGCCATTCACGGCGGTTTGATTGGCGCGGTGGCGACGGGCGCGGTGTTCGCCCGCGCGCGCGGGCTGTCGTTTTGGAAGCTCGCCGACATTGCCGCGCCAAGCATCATTTTAGGCCAGGCGATCGGGCGCTGGGGCAATTTTATGAACCAAGAGGCGCACGGCGGCCCGGTGTCGCGCGCGTTTTTGGAGAGCTTGCATTTGCCTGACTGGATCATCAACCAAATGTACATTGACGGCCGCTATTGGCATCCGACGTTTTTGTACGAATCGCTTTGGAATTTGGCCGGTTTTTGTCTTTTGCTTTGGCTCCGGCGCGTCAACTTGCGGCGCGGCGAGCTGTTTTTGTCCTATTTGATTTGGTATTCCGTCGGCCGCTTTTGGATTGAAGGGATGCGCACCGACAGCTTGATGCTCGCCGGCAGCCTGCGCGCGGCGCAAGTCGTGTCCGTGACGCTCATCGTTTTGTCCGTCGCGCTTTGGATCGTGCGCCGGACAAAAGGCTGGGCGGACGCGCGCTATCGGGATGAATAG
- the ppaX gene encoding Pyrophosphatase ppaX, whose translation MTIRTILFDLDGTLIDTNELIIQSFLHTLEKYYPGRYKREDVLPFIGPSLYETFGSLDPERVEEMVKTYRTFNHAHHDELIREFDTVYETIETLHRHGFRLGVVTTKMHDTALMGLRKTRLAPFFSCVIGLDDVTRPKPDPEPIYKALEVLQSTPDEALMVGDNYHDMLAGKNAGVKTAGVAWAIKGREYLEQYEPDYMLEKMSDLLAIVGINE comes from the coding sequence ATGACGATTCGCACCATTTTGTTTGATCTTGACGGCACATTGATTGATACGAACGAGCTCATCATCCAGTCGTTTTTGCATACGTTGGAGAAGTACTATCCAGGCCGTTACAAACGTGAGGACGTCCTGCCGTTCATCGGCCCGTCGCTCTATGAAACGTTCGGCTCGCTCGATCCGGAACGGGTCGAGGAGATGGTGAAGACGTACCGCACGTTCAACCACGCCCATCATGACGAACTGATTCGCGAGTTTGACACCGTGTATGAAACGATCGAAACGCTCCACCGCCATGGCTTCCGCCTTGGCGTTGTGACGACGAAAATGCACGACACCGCCCTGATGGGGTTAAGAAAAACGCGGCTGGCGCCGTTTTTCTCGTGCGTCATCGGCCTCGATGACGTCACGCGGCCAAAGCCGGACCCCGAGCCGATTTACAAGGCGCTTGAGGTGCTGCAGTCAACACCGGACGAAGCGCTCATGGTCGGCGACAACTACCACGACATGTTGGCCGGCAAAAACGCCGGCGTCAAAACAGCCGGCGTCGCCTGGGCGATTAAAGGGCGCGAGTATTTGGAACAATATGAACCGGACTATATGCTCGAGAAAATGAGCGACTTGCTCGCCATTGTCGGCATCAACGAATGA
- a CDS encoding Membrane protein of uncharacterised function, which yields MPWPRFFGTVTRCGRRARDSNKDGDGMLNWLIGVLINTVLLMAIDGYFDDIHFSGIGAAFLASVILAVLNAVVRPVLILLTLPVTVLTLGLFLFVINAITLMMTAGLMGDAFQIGGFGTALLASIVLSFFHLLVQKAVIEPLRNRS from the coding sequence ATGCCGTGGCCCCGTTTCTTTGGGACTGTAACAAGGTGTGGCCGGCGGGCGCGAGACTCGAATAAAGATGGTGATGGGATGCTCAATTGGCTGATCGGTGTGTTGATCAATACGGTGCTGCTCATGGCGATTGACGGCTATTTTGACGATATTCACTTCAGCGGCATCGGCGCGGCGTTTTTGGCGAGCGTCATTTTGGCGGTGCTCAACGCCGTCGTCCGCCCTGTGCTCATCTTGTTGACGCTGCCGGTGACCGTGTTGACGCTCGGTTTGTTTTTGTTTGTCATTAACGCCATCACGCTCATGATGACTGCAGGGCTGATGGGCGATGCGTTTCAAATCGGCGGCTTTGGCACCGCGCTGCTTGCGTCGATCGTCTTGTCGTTTTTCCATTTGCTTGTGCAAAAAGCGGTGATCGAGCCGCTCCGCAACCGGTCGTAA
- a CDS encoding Putative acetyltransferase SA2342, translated as MKGGIILPVRRTTKYPVRGANSLWQLYRTVSFWKVLKNVIIIQIGRYTPFLPLKNWLYRTFLGMNIGEQTALAFMVMPDILFPEKIHIGRNCVIGYNTTILAHEYLVDEYRLGDVVIGDEVMIGANSTILPGVVIGDRAVVAAGTVVHQDVPPGAMVAGCPMRIVRRNEPPSN; from the coding sequence ATGAAAGGAGGAATCATCCTCCCAGTGAGACGAACGACCAAATACCCTGTCCGAGGGGCGAACTCGCTCTGGCAGTTGTATCGCACCGTATCGTTTTGGAAAGTGCTGAAAAACGTCATCATCATTCAAATCGGGCGCTACACGCCGTTTTTGCCGCTGAAAAACTGGCTGTACCGCACGTTTCTCGGCATGAACATCGGCGAGCAAACCGCGCTCGCCTTTATGGTCATGCCGGACATTCTATTCCCAGAAAAAATTCACATCGGCCGCAACTGCGTCATCGGCTACAACACGACGATTCTCGCCCACGAATATTTGGTTGACGAATACCGCCTCGGCGATGTGGTGATCGGCGATGAGGTGATGATCGGCGCGAACTCGACCATTTTGCCCGGCGTGGTGATCGGCGACCGCGCCGTCGTCGCCGCCGGCACCGTCGTCCATCAAGACGTCCCGCCCGGGGCGATGGTCGCCGGCTGCCCGATGCGCATTGTCCGCCGGAATGAACCGCCTTCCAATTGA
- the hprK gene encoding HPr kinase/phosphorylase, translating to MQERSFRLNGLGVIGTGEPSLFCFLRNVFFNGETKRATMKKDEERRERLRMPKVRTKDIIEQFQLELVSGAEGIYRPITTSDLSRPGIEMAGYFAYYPAERLQLLGRTELSFYETLTPEEKRSRMERLCTDITPGIIVSRGLEVPPELIEASERQSVPVMRSTMKTTRLSSRLTNYLESKLAPTTAVHGVLVDVYGVGVLITGKSGVGKSETALELVKRGHRLVADDCVEIRQEDEDTLVGSAPELIEHLLEIRGLGIINMMTLFGAGAVRTHKRISLVVDLELWDPEKQYDRLGLEEEKVKILDTELPKLTIPVRPGRNLAVIVEVAAMNFRLKRLGVNAAEEFSARLSDAIEDGAHDYD from the coding sequence ATGCAGGAAAGATCGTTTCGGCTTAATGGATTGGGCGTGATCGGGACGGGGGAACCGTCCTTGTTTTGTTTTCTGCGGAATGTTTTCTTCAATGGCGAAACGAAACGTGCTACAATGAAAAAAGATGAGGAAAGGAGAGAAAGGCTGCGTATGCCGAAAGTGCGGACGAAAGACATCATCGAACAGTTCCAGCTCGAGCTTGTGAGCGGCGCGGAAGGCATTTACCGTCCGATTACGACGAGCGACTTGTCGCGGCCGGGGATTGAAATGGCCGGCTATTTCGCCTATTACCCGGCGGAGCGCCTGCAGCTGCTCGGGCGGACGGAACTGTCGTTTTATGAAACGTTGACGCCGGAAGAGAAACGGTCGCGGATGGAGCGGCTTTGCACCGACATTACGCCAGGCATCATCGTCTCGCGTGGATTGGAAGTGCCGCCGGAGTTGATCGAAGCGTCGGAGCGCCAGTCGGTGCCCGTGATGCGCTCGACGATGAAAACGACCCGCCTGTCCAGCCGGTTGACGAACTATTTGGAAAGCAAGCTCGCCCCCACGACCGCGGTGCACGGGGTGTTGGTCGATGTGTACGGCGTCGGGGTGTTGATCACGGGCAAAAGCGGCGTCGGCAAAAGCGAAACAGCGCTGGAGCTCGTCAAACGCGGCCATCGGTTGGTCGCCGACGACTGTGTGGAAATCCGCCAAGAAGATGAAGACACGCTCGTCGGCAGCGCGCCGGAGCTGATCGAGCATCTGCTTGAAATTCGCGGCCTCGGCATTATTAATATGATGACGCTGTTCGGCGCCGGGGCGGTGCGGACGCATAAGCGCATTTCGCTCGTCGTCGACTTGGAGCTTTGGGATCCGGAGAAGCAGTACGACCGGCTTGGGTTGGAAGAAGAGAAAGTGAAAATTTTGGATACCGAATTGCCGAAATTGACGATTCCGGTTCGTCCGGGGCGCAACTTGGCGGTCATCGTCGAAGTGGCGGCGATGAATTTCCGGCTGAAGCGGCTCGGGGTCAACGCGGCTGAGGAGTTTTCGGCGCGATTGAGCGACGCCATCGAAGACGGCGCGCACGATTACGACTGA
- a CDS encoding Nucleoside recognition: MTGTLQRGVLAGLKTSWALGKIIFPVTLLLALLQPTPLFSWIIDGVTPLMKWFGLSGDAAVPLVLGNLLGLYAAIGAMLTIELTVKEVFILAVMLSFSHNLIVESSVASRTGMSVWLMIVVRVGLAVVSGLLIAHFWDGGQEIAQYGFVTHEAAPPSGWGEIILAALKKAAAGIVQLVAIVIPLMTVIQILKERHWIEAVSRWMAPATKMLGMSANTSLTLAAGFVFGLAYGAGVMIQAAKEDGVSKRDLTLAFIFLVSCHAVVEDTLIFVPLGISVWPLLFIRLVTAVLLTMAVAFVWRRFEQPTRKEAAS; the protein is encoded by the coding sequence ATGACAGGAACGTTGCAGCGCGGTGTGCTCGCCGGGCTGAAGACATCGTGGGCGCTGGGGAAAATCATTTTCCCCGTGACGCTCCTGTTGGCGTTGCTGCAGCCGACGCCGCTTTTTTCATGGATCATTGATGGGGTTACGCCGCTGATGAAATGGTTCGGCTTATCCGGCGATGCGGCTGTGCCGCTTGTGCTCGGCAATTTGCTTGGATTGTACGCGGCGATCGGGGCGATGCTGACGATCGAGTTGACGGTGAAGGAAGTGTTCATTCTCGCGGTCATGCTTTCCTTTTCCCATAACTTGATCGTCGAGTCATCCGTCGCCTCGCGCACCGGCATGAGCGTCTGGCTGATGATCGTCGTGCGCGTCGGGCTCGCTGTCGTGTCAGGTTTGTTGATCGCCCATTTCTGGGACGGGGGGCAGGAGATCGCCCAATACGGGTTTGTCACGCATGAAGCCGCCCCGCCGTCCGGCTGGGGAGAGATCATCTTGGCGGCGCTGAAAAAAGCGGCCGCCGGCATTGTGCAGCTTGTCGCGATCGTCATTCCGCTCATGACGGTCATTCAAATTTTAAAAGAACGCCATTGGATCGAAGCCGTTTCGCGCTGGATGGCGCCGGCGACGAAGATGCTGGGCATGAGCGCGAACACATCGCTCACGCTCGCCGCCGGGTTTGTGTTCGGCTTGGCGTACGGGGCGGGGGTGATGATTCAGGCGGCGAAAGAAGACGGCGTCTCGAAGCGCGACTTGACGCTGGCGTTCATTTTTCTCGTATCTTGCCATGCGGTCGTCGAAGATACGCTCATTTTCGTCCCGCTTGGCATCTCTGTTTGGCCGCTGCTTTTCATCCGCTTGGTGACGGCCGTATTGCTGACAATGGCGGTGGCGTTCGTTTGGCGCCGCTTTGAACAACCGACTAGAAAGGAAGCCGCTTCATGA
- the uvrB_2 gene encoding Excinuclease ABC subunit B, with translation MEGRFQLVSPYEPQGDQPQAIAKLVDGLQRGVKHQTLLGATGTGKTFTISNVIAQVNKPTLVIAHNKTLAGQLYSELKEFFPHNAVEYFVSYYDYYQPEAYVPQTDTYIEKDAKINDEIDKLRHSATSALFERRDVIIVASVSCIYGLGSPEEYRELVVSLRVGMEIERNVLLRRLVDIQYDRNDIDFRRGTFRVRGDVVEIFPASRDEHCIRIEFFGDEIERIREVDALTGEVLGEREHVAIFPASHFVTREEKMRIAIENIEKELEERLAELRGQGKLLEAQRLEQRTRYDLEMMREMGFCSGIENYSRHLALRPPGSTPYTLLDYFPDDFLIIIDESHVTLPQLRGMYNGDRARKQVLVDHGFRLPSALDNRPLTFEEFEQKINQIIYVSATPGPYELEHSPGVVEQIIRPTGLLDPTIDVRPIEGQIDDLIGEIRERVERNERTLVTTLTKKMAEDLTDYLKEAGIKVAYLHSEIKTLERIEIIRDLRLGKYDVLIGINLLREGLDIPEVSLVAILDADKEGFLRSERSLIQTIGRAARNANGHVIMYADTITKSMEIAIQETKRRRAIQEEYNRKHGIVPRTVQKDIRDVIRATYAAEETGTYETKPAATMTKQEREELIQKLEAEMKEAAKALDFERAAQLRDIIFELKAEG, from the coding sequence GTGGAGGGCCGTTTTCAATTAGTGTCGCCGTACGAACCGCAAGGCGATCAGCCGCAGGCGATCGCCAAGCTTGTGGACGGCTTGCAGCGGGGTGTGAAACATCAAACGCTCCTTGGGGCGACGGGGACGGGCAAAACGTTTACGATCTCGAACGTGATCGCCCAAGTCAACAAGCCGACGCTCGTCATCGCCCACAACAAAACGCTCGCCGGTCAATTGTACAGCGAGCTGAAAGAGTTTTTCCCGCATAACGCCGTCGAATATTTTGTCAGCTATTACGATTACTATCAGCCGGAAGCGTACGTGCCGCAGACGGATACGTATATTGAAAAGGACGCGAAAATCAACGATGAAATCGACAAATTGCGGCATTCGGCGACGTCGGCGTTGTTTGAGCGCCGGGACGTCATTATCGTCGCCAGCGTCTCATGCATTTACGGCTTAGGGTCGCCGGAAGAATACCGCGAGCTTGTCGTTTCATTGCGCGTCGGGATGGAAATCGAGCGCAACGTGCTGCTGCGGCGGCTCGTTGACATTCAGTACGACCGCAATGACATCGACTTTCGGCGCGGCACGTTCCGCGTCCGCGGCGATGTAGTGGAAATTTTCCCGGCGTCGCGCGATGAACATTGCATTCGCATCGAGTTTTTCGGCGATGAAATTGAGCGCATCCGCGAGGTGGACGCCCTCACCGGCGAAGTGCTCGGCGAGCGCGAGCATGTCGCCATTTTTCCGGCGTCGCACTTCGTCACGCGCGAGGAGAAAATGCGGATTGCGATCGAGAACATTGAAAAAGAGCTGGAAGAGCGGCTCGCCGAGCTGCGCGGACAAGGGAAGCTTTTGGAGGCGCAGCGGCTGGAGCAGCGGACGCGCTATGATTTGGAAATGATGCGCGAGATGGGCTTTTGTTCCGGGATTGAAAACTATTCGCGCCATTTGGCGCTCCGGCCGCCGGGGTCGACGCCGTATACGCTGCTTGACTACTTTCCGGACGATTTTTTGATCATCATTGATGAGTCGCACGTCACCCTGCCGCAGCTGCGCGGCATGTACAACGGCGACCGGGCGCGCAAGCAAGTGCTCGTCGACCACGGCTTCCGCCTGCCGTCGGCGCTGGACAACCGTCCGCTCACGTTTGAAGAGTTCGAGCAAAAAATCAATCAAATCATTTACGTCTCGGCGACGCCGGGGCCGTACGAGCTCGAACACAGCCCGGGAGTCGTTGAACAAATCATCCGCCCGACCGGGCTGTTGGATCCGACGATTGACGTCCGTCCGATCGAAGGGCAAATTGACGATTTGATCGGGGAAATCCGCGAACGCGTCGAGCGGAACGAGCGAACGTTGGTCACGACGCTGACGAAAAAGATGGCGGAAGATTTGACCGATTATTTGAAAGAAGCCGGCATCAAAGTCGCCTATTTGCATTCGGAAATTAAGACGCTTGAGCGCATTGAAATCATCCGCGATTTGCGGCTTGGCAAATACGATGTGTTGATCGGCATCAACTTGCTGCGGGAAGGGCTCGATATTCCCGAGGTGTCGCTGGTGGCCATTTTGGACGCCGACAAAGAAGGATTTTTGCGCTCGGAGCGCTCGCTCATTCAGACGATCGGCCGGGCGGCGCGCAACGCGAACGGCCATGTGATCATGTACGCCGATACGATCACGAAATCGATGGAAATCGCCATTCAAGAGACGAAGCGGCGCCGCGCGATTCAAGAAGAGTACAACCGAAAGCACGGCATCGTGCCGCGCACCGTTCAAAAGGACATTCGTGATGTCATCCGCGCGACGTACGCGGCGGAGGAGACGGGAACGTACGAAACGAAGCCGGCGGCGACGATGACGAAACAGGAACGGGAAGAGCTGATTCAAAAGCTCGAAGCGGAAATGAAAGAGGCGGCCAAAGCGCTCGACTTCGAGCGGGCCGCCCAGCTGCGCGATATCATTTTCGAATTGAAAGCGGAAGGGTGA